One part of the Chryseobacterium sp. 7 genome encodes these proteins:
- a CDS encoding DNA gyrase/topoisomerase IV subunit A: MTTEEHSHEGESLKKVSGLYKDWFLDYASYVILDRAIPSVYDGLKPVQRRIMHSMRELEDGRYNKVANIVGNTMKYHPHGDASITDAMVQIGQKELLIDTQGNWGNIYTGDSAAAARYIEARLTPFALEVVFNPKTTEWTKSYDGRNNEPVDLPVKFPLLLAQGVEGIGVGLSTKILPHNFNELINASVAYLKGKRFELYPDFLTAGYLDVSEYNDGHRGGKVRARARITQTDKHTLVISELPYSKTTTDLIDSILKANEKGKIKIKKIEDNTSDKVEILIHIHNDVSPDKTIDALYAFTDCQVTISPNACVIVGDKPMFMNVSDILKMNTDHTVSLLKKELEIELHELQESWHFSSLERIFIENRIYHDIEEVKTWEDVIKTIDAGLKPHTKHLLRAVTEEDILKLTEIRIKRISRFDLDKFKENIASLEGKIEQVKYHLANLIAYAIDYYLNIQKKYGKDKQRKTELRIFDTIDATKVAVANEKFYANFEEGFIGTSLRKDQYLFDCSDIDDIIIFRKDGSMKVVKVEAKTFVGKDILHVAIWKKNDKRTVYNMIYREGREGPYYMKRFSVTGVTRNTDYPLASDKKGSETLYFSANPNGEAETVTVLLKPNPRIRKNKMEINFSDLAIKGRDSKGNLVTKYAVKKVDMKEEGVSTLAPRKIWFDDTVRRLNADVRGTLLGSFKGDDKILTINTNGEVKLVSFDLGNRFDDEYLVLEKWRPAQPITCIYYDGEKDIYFIKRFLLENTVNVQTFMPSEHPKSFIENVIVANDVTAEIIFAKDKGKEREPETINIDEFIAVKGIKAIGNQFTKFKVKAINITIPEPVEEEPEVYEDPEPTGDIDEDGGIIGDLFQEDGNNESE, from the coding sequence ATGACGACAGAAGAACATTCGCATGAGGGCGAAAGCTTAAAGAAGGTCTCCGGTCTTTACAAAGACTGGTTTCTGGATTATGCTTCCTATGTAATTTTGGATAGAGCTATCCCTTCGGTGTATGATGGTTTAAAACCCGTTCAGCGAAGAATCATGCACTCTATGCGGGAGCTGGAAGACGGCCGTTACAACAAAGTGGCCAATATTGTGGGAAATACCATGAAATACCACCCGCACGGTGATGCTTCCATTACAGATGCCATGGTGCAGATTGGGCAGAAAGAGTTGCTGATAGATACTCAGGGAAACTGGGGAAATATCTATACGGGAGACTCTGCAGCTGCAGCAAGATATATTGAAGCCAGGCTTACTCCTTTTGCGCTGGAAGTTGTCTTTAATCCTAAAACTACAGAATGGACGAAGTCTTATGATGGAAGAAATAATGAACCTGTCGATTTACCCGTGAAATTTCCTTTGCTTCTGGCACAGGGAGTAGAAGGTATTGGGGTAGGACTTTCTACAAAAATACTTCCGCATAACTTCAATGAGCTTATCAATGCTTCTGTAGCTTATTTAAAAGGAAAGAGATTTGAACTGTATCCCGACTTTTTAACAGCCGGTTATCTGGATGTTTCCGAATATAATGACGGCCACAGAGGTGGAAAAGTAAGAGCCAGAGCCAGAATTACCCAAACGGATAAGCATACACTGGTTATTTCTGAACTTCCTTACTCTAAAACAACGACTGATCTTATTGACTCTATCTTAAAAGCCAATGAGAAAGGGAAAATCAAAATCAAAAAAATTGAGGATAATACTTCAGATAAAGTAGAAATCCTGATTCATATTCATAATGATGTTTCACCTGATAAGACAATAGATGCCCTCTATGCATTCACAGACTGTCAGGTGACTATTTCTCCCAATGCATGCGTGATTGTAGGAGATAAACCAATGTTTATGAATGTTTCCGATATTCTGAAAATGAATACGGATCATACGGTGTCTTTATTGAAAAAAGAGCTTGAAATTGAACTTCATGAGCTTCAGGAAAGCTGGCATTTCTCTTCACTGGAAAGAATTTTCATTGAAAACAGGATCTATCATGATATTGAAGAGGTGAAAACATGGGAAGACGTAATAAAAACTATTGATGCAGGATTAAAACCTCACACCAAACATCTTTTAAGAGCTGTAACGGAAGAGGATATTCTAAAACTGACCGAAATCCGGATCAAAAGAATTTCAAGATTCGATTTAGATAAATTTAAAGAAAATATAGCATCGCTGGAAGGCAAAATAGAACAGGTAAAATACCACCTTGCCAACCTGATTGCATATGCCATTGATTATTATTTAAATATCCAGAAAAAATACGGTAAAGACAAGCAGAGAAAAACAGAGCTTAGAATCTTTGATACCATTGATGCTACAAAAGTAGCGGTAGCCAACGAGAAATTCTATGCCAATTTTGAAGAAGGTTTCATCGGAACATCTCTGAGAAAAGACCAATATCTGTTCGATTGTTCTGATATTGATGATATCATTATCTTCAGAAAAGACGGAAGTATGAAAGTGGTAAAAGTAGAAGCCAAAACATTTGTTGGAAAAGATATTCTGCATGTTGCCATCTGGAAGAAAAATGATAAGAGAACAGTATATAATATGATCTATCGTGAAGGTAGGGAAGGACCATATTATATGAAACGATTCTCTGTAACCGGAGTGACCAGAAATACAGATTATCCGTTAGCATCAGATAAAAAAGGATCAGAAACCCTTTATTTTTCAGCCAATCCTAATGGGGAAGCAGAAACCGTAACGGTATTGTTAAAGCCAAATCCAAGAATCAGAAAGAATAAAATGGAGATTAATTTCTCTGATCTGGCCATTAAAGGAAGAGATTCCAAAGGAAATCTGGTAACCAAATATGCGGTAAAGAAAGTAGATATGAAGGAAGAAGGAGTTTCTACTCTGGCACCCAGAAAAATCTGGTTTGATGACACCGTGAGAAGACTGAATGCAGATGTAAGAGGAACATTACTGGGAAGCTTCAAAGGAGATGATAAAATATTAACTATCAATACAAATGGAGAAGTAAAGCTGGTTTCTTTTGACCTGGGTAACCGTTTTGATGATGAATATCTGGTTCTGGAAAAGTGGAGACCTGCACAACCAATTACTTGTATTTATTATGATGGAGAAAAAGATATTTACTTCATCAAGAGATTCCTGTTGGAAAATACGGTCAATGTACAGACTTTCATGCCTTCTGAGCACCCGAAATCATTTATTGAGAATGTAATTGTTGCTAATGATGTAACGGCGGAAATCATTTTTGCAAAAGATAAAGGAAAAGAGCGTGAGCCGGAAACCATCAATATTGATGAATTTATTGCTGTAAAGGGAATAAAAGCAATCGGTAATCAGTTTACCAAATTCAAAGTAAAAGCGATTAATATTACCATTCCTGAGCCGGTAGAAGAAGAGCCCGAAGTATATGAAGATCCGGAACCAACCGGGGATATAGATGAAGACGGTGGAATTATCGGAGATCTTTTTCAGGAAGACGGGAATAATGAAAGTGAATAG
- a CDS encoding DNA topoisomerase IV subunit B: protein MSQEINPTYSEDNIRTLDWQEHIRLRPGMYIGKLGDGSSADDGIYILLKEILDNSIDEFRMRSGKRIEIKLDDGKVTIRDFGRGIPLGKVVDAVSKMNTGGKYDSKAFKKSVGLNGVGTKAVNALSDYFRVRSFRDGKMKVAEFSRGMIKENFEEKETSDRNGTEISFIPDGEIFLHFKYRKEYIERMLRNYAYLNPGLKILFNGETYYSENGLKDLLEEELESEILYPIVHLKDEDIELAITHSDKSQTETYFSFVNGQNTTQGGTHLNAFREAYVKTIREFFNKSFDASDIRKSIIAAISINVEEPVFESQTKTKLGSNDMGPNGPTVRTFIIDFLKSKLDNFLHKNPEIAEAIQRKILISERERKELSGIQKLARERAKKVSLHNKKLRDCRQHYNDQKAERKGDTQIFITEGDSASGSITKSRDVETQAVFSLKGKPLNCYGLTKKVVYENEEFNLLQAALNIEESLEDLRYNQVIIATDADVDGMHIRLLMITFFLQFFPDLIKNGHLYILQTPLFRVRNKKETRYCYSEAERVKALNDLGKNPEITRFKGLGEISPDEFKHFIGKDIRLEPVVVGKDQTIDQLLEFYMGKNTPDRQTFILENLVVEDDTDIDKKETLDEIEN from the coding sequence ATGTCACAAGAAATAAATCCAACCTACTCCGAAGATAATATCAGAACCCTCGATTGGCAGGAACACATCCGTCTGCGCCCCGGTATGTACATCGGGAAGCTCGGTGACGGTTCTTCTGCTGATGACGGTATTTATATCCTGCTTAAAGAGATTCTTGATAACTCTATTGATGAGTTCAGAATGCGTTCAGGAAAAAGAATTGAAATAAAGCTGGACGACGGTAAAGTTACCATTCGTGACTTTGGACGTGGAATCCCGCTGGGGAAAGTAGTAGATGCCGTATCCAAGATGAATACCGGTGGTAAATACGACAGCAAAGCATTTAAAAAATCTGTAGGATTGAACGGTGTTGGTACCAAAGCGGTGAATGCCCTTTCAGACTACTTCCGTGTACGTTCTTTCAGAGATGGAAAAATGAAAGTTGCTGAGTTCTCGCGCGGGATGATCAAAGAAAACTTTGAAGAAAAAGAAACTTCGGACAGAAATGGTACCGAAATTTCCTTTATTCCGGATGGAGAGATATTCCTGCACTTCAAATACAGAAAAGAGTATATCGAAAGAATGCTCCGCAACTATGCCTATCTGAACCCGGGATTAAAAATTCTTTTCAACGGAGAAACCTATTATTCCGAAAATGGTCTTAAAGACTTGTTGGAGGAAGAACTGGAAAGCGAGATTCTTTACCCGATCGTTCATTTGAAGGATGAAGATATTGAACTGGCCATTACCCATTCTGATAAATCGCAGACGGAAACCTATTTCTCATTCGTTAACGGGCAGAACACCACTCAGGGAGGAACACACCTGAATGCTTTCCGTGAAGCATATGTGAAGACCATTCGTGAATTTTTCAATAAAAGTTTTGATGCTTCTGATATCAGAAAATCTATCATTGCAGCGATCTCGATTAATGTAGAAGAACCGGTTTTCGAGTCTCAGACCAAAACAAAACTGGGGTCTAATGATATGGGCCCGAACGGACCTACGGTAAGAACATTCATTATTGATTTCCTGAAAAGCAAGCTGGATAACTTTTTACATAAGAATCCTGAAATTGCAGAAGCAATTCAAAGAAAAATATTAATATCTGAGCGGGAAAGAAAAGAACTTTCCGGAATCCAGAAACTGGCAAGAGAAAGAGCTAAAAAAGTATCTCTTCACAATAAAAAACTTCGTGACTGCAGACAGCACTATAATGATCAGAAAGCCGAAAGAAAAGGAGATACACAAATCTTCATTACTGAGGGAGATTCTGCATCAGGATCTATCACAAAATCAAGAGATGTAGAAACCCAGGCTGTATTTTCACTGAAGGGTAAGCCACTGAACTGCTATGGTCTTACGAAGAAAGTAGTGTATGAAAATGAAGAATTTAACCTTCTTCAGGCCGCTTTGAATATTGAAGAAAGCCTTGAAGATCTGAGATACAATCAGGTAATCATTGCTACCGATGCCGATGTGGATGGGATGCATATTCGTCTGCTGATGATTACTTTCTTCCTGCAATTCTTCCCGGATCTGATTAAAAACGGACACCTCTATATCCTTCAGACTCCTCTATTCAGGGTGAGAAATAAGAAGGAAACGAGATACTGTTATTCAGAAGCAGAAAGAGTAAAAGCATTAAATGATCTGGGGAAAAATCCTGAAATCACACGATTTAAAGGATTAGGAGAGATTTCTCCGGATGAATTTAAGCATTTTATTGGTAAAGATATCCGTTTAGAGCCTGTAGTAGTAGGAAAAGACCAAACGATAGATCAGCTTCTGGAATTCTACATGGGGAAAAATACCCCAGACAGGCAGACTTTTATTTTGGAAAATCTTGTGGTGGAAGATGATACTGATATTGATAAAAAAGAAACCCTGGACGAAATAGAAAATTGA
- a CDS encoding methionine aminotransferase, whose product MIQLPLSKLSNVGTTIFSQMTQLANENEAINLSQGFPDFMPDPELLNHVDHFIKKGFNQYAPLGGMIGLKEEIARKIENSHQAVYHPDSEITVTAGGTQAIFTAIASFIKKDDEVIIFEPAYDCYEPTVELFGGIVKRFEMKSPEYEIDWAAVKNLVSDKTRMIILNNPNNPSGKILKENDIQELIQLVKGTSILILSDEVYENIVFDGKQHLSICQYPELKERSLLVASFGKLFHVTGWKVGYCAAPKNLTDEFRKVHQFNVFCVNTPIQLALAEYMKNEDHYTHLNQFFQEKRDFLRRGLSGTSFELLDCEGTYFQAVKYDKISDKNDFDFASELTINHKIASVPFSSFYKNKLNENVIRLCFAKKQETLERAIENLSKI is encoded by the coding sequence ATGATACAACTTCCTTTGTCTAAACTTTCCAATGTAGGAACTACCATTTTCAGTCAGATGACTCAACTTGCCAATGAAAATGAAGCTATTAATCTGTCTCAGGGATTTCCGGACTTTATGCCAGATCCGGAATTATTGAACCATGTAGATCATTTTATTAAAAAGGGATTTAACCAATATGCTCCACTTGGAGGAATGATTGGGCTAAAGGAAGAAATTGCCCGAAAAATAGAAAACAGCCATCAGGCAGTCTACCATCCCGATTCTGAAATAACCGTTACAGCGGGCGGAACCCAGGCTATTTTCACCGCTATTGCCTCTTTTATCAAGAAAGATGATGAAGTGATTATTTTTGAACCTGCATATGACTGCTATGAGCCTACCGTAGAGCTTTTTGGAGGAATTGTAAAGCGTTTTGAAATGAAATCTCCGGAGTATGAAATAGACTGGGCTGCTGTAAAGAACCTGGTGAGTGACAAAACCAGAATGATCATTCTTAACAATCCTAACAATCCATCAGGGAAAATCCTGAAAGAAAATGATATACAGGAACTTATTCAGCTGGTAAAAGGAACTTCCATTCTTATTTTAAGTGATGAAGTATATGAAAATATTGTTTTTGACGGAAAGCAGCATTTAAGTATCTGCCAATATCCTGAACTGAAGGAAAGAAGTCTTCTTGTTGCCTCTTTCGGAAAGTTGTTCCATGTTACCGGCTGGAAAGTAGGTTATTGCGCCGCACCTAAAAACTTAACGGATGAATTCAGAAAGGTACATCAGTTCAATGTGTTCTGCGTAAACACACCTATTCAGCTTGCATTGGCAGAATACATGAAAAACGAAGATCATTATACCCATCTGAATCAGTTTTTTCAGGAAAAAAGAGACTTTTTAAGAAGAGGACTGTCAGGAACTTCTTTTGAACTGCTTGATTGTGAAGGAACGTATTTTCAGGCGGTAAAATATGATAAAATATCAGATAAAAATGATTTCGATTTCGCTTCTGAGCTCACCATCAATCATAAGATTGCCAGTGTTCCTTTCTCCTCATTTTATAAAAACAAACTGAATGAAAATGTGATCAGATTATGTTTTGCCAAGAAACAGGAAACTTTGGAAAGAGCGATTGAAAACTTATCAAAAATTTAA